Part of the Marasmius oreades isolate 03SP1 chromosome 5, whole genome shotgun sequence genome is shown below.
ATGCTACAGTGGCCGGCGCCAAGTACTTGAGGAGCTTGAGCTTATTCATATCTGTGACTAGTTTAATATAAATGTCAATTCTACGTGTATATCCTAGCTTGATCCCGTTGGAGCTGAGGGTCAGGCAGGATGAAACGACATCGCCGGAAGGCCCGATTGACGAGGTACTCTCCCATCTTTCGATCGGAATCATAATGGTCTGTTTTTCGGTGCATACACTGTTATACACTGCCAAGAACAAGTTATGGGGTATGGCGGAAATAAGAAACAAATCTTACAAGCGACACTTGCGAGGGAACTTCAGGTAAGTTTCCTTTTGACCGAAATTAATAATGTGGCTTTCAGCTGCGAAACCCTTGATCTCGAATCTTGATGTGGCCATTAGCATCTTTACAATTCAATGGTGTTTGACGGCTTCTTGTAAACTTCTTGCACAAACTGGCAAGCAGTCACCGCTGATAAGGATTCCGACAAGCTCAATGTTACTCAGTCCTTCCGCTAAAGAGCATTAAATCTTGGTCAAATCGGCCGAAAAGCCCAGGAAAGCCGTAGCAATTTTGCTCCCACGAGACTGCAACGCGTGGTTCGGGGTTCCGGACCCACGCTACCGCCATCTGACAGATCTAGTTAAAAGTACTTCTTCCAATGGCCTCTAAACCATTTCTTGGTCTTCACAATAAGTAGGTGTCCGACCACAGTGACATTACTTTTTCTTCCCTATGCAAACCATTAGACAGATTCCTTTACCCCCTCAAACCCAGGCGCTCTCCAGCACAACTTTCGTGCCACCTCCATTAGATGGATCGTTGACCTTGACTCAGATCTATGACTGGCAAGCTCAACATTCACCTAACCATCGCTTATTTATTTTCAATGATCAACATGGAAATGTCAAGACCATAACTTGGAAGGAGGCTGTTACTTCAATACACAGAGGAGCTCGTTTGTTCCGAAACAGGATGGCTGAATTCTCTGTTGGGAAGCCCAGGGCAATTATTGCAATTCTAGCAATGACAGGAACGTGTTGTTTTCTGTGTATGCGTGTGTCGTACACTGATTCATGATACAGACACGATTACTTCCTTCACGATATTCATGTCTGTGCTGAGAGTGAATTTCGTCGCCTTTCCGATCTCTCCACGAAATTCGGCTGCTGCTGTCGCACACCTGCTCGGAACAGTGGGAGTTGATCACGTTCTTGTTGGCCGCGAAGTTGCTATGCAAGATTTGATGACCGGGGCTCTTCAGCAACTCAAAAGCTTATTCCCATCCCAGGAACCACCAACTTTTTCTCCTGTATTTATATTTGAAGACCTGTATGTGCCATGTAACGAAGATGCGCATACCCTGCAACTCGACGAGCTTCCTCTCACGTCGGTAGATCTCGACGATACGGTGTACTATCTTCATTCATCCGGTACTTACATGTTTATCAACGTCACGTCGATTCTGGCTCACAATGTCATCATCTTAGGGTCGACCAATTTTCCAAAGCCAATTGCTCTTAGCCACCTCCGATGGATCCAGGCTGCACAGGTTCCCTGGTTCGGCGACCTAGATTGGACTGATAAGGTTTTATCCTTTCATCTCATGCCTATGAGTCATGGTATGGGTACTTCACTACCCGCTTGGACTGTTAGCTGTCTGACCTCTCATCTTTTCACGTTTGAGTCTGAACTCTCATTACAGGCATCTACGGGACTTGTGGTCGCGGCTTTTGAACCCAAGGTTCCCGCTATCTTACCGACACCTGAAAATGTATTTGAGGCATCGCGTCTGACATCCTGCGATGTCCTTCTTTGCGTGCCGGCCTTCGCAGAGGTACATGCAACCGGCGATTGGTTTTCATACACGCTCATCCTTCGTTAGGCTTGGTCACGTCGTCCAGACTATGTTCAGTGGCTTGCTAGTCGCTCTGGTCTCGTAAGCAGTTTGCGTTTACTCTTTTTACTGAGTTTAATGTTTCGAATCAGATCTATGGCGGCGGTCCCCTCAACCATAAAACTGGAGAATATCTGACAGCTCAAGGAGTGTCCATCTTTAGTATGTATGGAATGTGGGTATGACTCTATTCTGAACCGGCATCCCTACTGAGAGTCTTGATAGGACTGAAGTGAACACCCTCACCCCATTAATCCCATGTTCGAATTTTCGTATTCTTTGAGACTACCTACTGAACTATTGCATACATCAGCAAAGACAACAAACGAGGAATGGGATCATTTCTGTTTCAGCAATCAAGTCAAGTGCCATTGGAAACCGCACGGGGACAATTTGTTTGAGTTGATCGTCATGGTAAGTCAACTCCCATGATTTATGAATTTTTGTTGAAGGAACTAGGACAACCCTCATTGCTCCCCAGGCGTATTCAATACAGAGGTTGACGGGGTCAGGTCCTACGCTACGTCCGACCTCTTCATACCACATCCGACCAAACCCGGGTGTTGGCAAATACACGGTCGCGTGGATGACCAAATTATCCATAGCACAGGTGAAAAGGTATATTCTGTTTTGACAATCAAAATCGCGTTGTTTGCTCAACGATCTGCAGACAAACCCAGGTCCTCTTGGTAAGCGCTGGCGGCATATGGGTTGGACCGGTGAATGAAATGTGGTTTAGAAAGCATTCTCAATCAAGACCCCCATGTTGCGGCAGCCGTCATGTTTGGTCAAGGTCGTTTTCATGCAGGAGTTTTAATCGAGCCAAAGCCAACCTTCCGTTTTGATCCTAGTGACAAAGTGAAGTTGGCAGAGTTTCGCAATAGTATTTGGTGAGCTTGCTTTTCCCAACAGACTCAAGGGTAGTGTTGATCGGCGCAATAACATGATAAGGCCGACTGTCGAGCAGGCGAACGAACACGCGCCGCAACATTCCCGTATCTTCAAGGAGGTCAGTGATGCGGTTATGGTGTAGCCTTTCCTTCAAATTCTGCTATTCACAGATGGTTCTCATTGCGTCGCCCACGAAGCCCTTCACTTACACAATGAAGGGAACGGCGAGGTGAGGAACCCGTTGGGATATCAAACAAACCGGGGGGGCTTACATTAATCTAGGCGACAAGCTGTCCTTCGTGTCTACTCAGATGAAATATCTGAGCTCTATGACATCTTTGATGAAACCACACAATCTAATATCCCACTACCAACGTTTTGGGACATGGCATCCACTACAACGTTCGTTCGGGCTGTCGTCAACAGTGTTTTAACCCATGCTAtcgaagacgacgaagatATCTTCCAGCATGGAGGTGACAGGTAGGACCTCTCGTTTCTTCTCGAGATTGTTTTGACATCTGGCTTAGTCTTCAAGCAACTTGGATTCGAAATTCTCTTCTTCGGGCATTACGAGACTCGGCCGAATTGGATAGTCGTACTGTCACTCATAACTTCGTCTACGACCACCCTACAATTGAACGCCTGTCGACGTACGTTTTCTCACTCGCCGTGGGTGGGATGTCCCCCGAGGAGCCCGATGACTCTGCTCGGAAGGCCGTCATGGCAGATCTTGTAAAAAAATATTCGCAAGAGATGTCAGCTCAATTGCGACGGAGTGACGGCTCCGAGGGTGCGGCGAAGATCGTTCTACTAACAGGAAGCACAGGAAGTTTGGGCAGCTATGTTCTCTCCCGCTTGATAGAGCACCCGGACGTTTCTCATGTTTACGCCTTGATTCGACGAGGAACAGTCGATGTTCATCAGCGGCAGAAGGTGGCTCTGGAAAACCGTGGTCTTGACGCGACGGCTATTCTTCAATCAGAGAAAGTTACGCTGCTTGAGGCAGACCTAGCCCAGGAGGTACTTGGTGTCAACGACTCGGTGTTTGACGTGGTGATTGCTTTCAATCTAGCATGAGAAGTCCGCATCTAATTTAACTCTTCCGTTCAGATTTCCAACACTGTGACCCATATTATTGACATTGGTACGTGGATACAATTCACGCAACCGGCTGCCCTTTACTGAGAGTTTCACTAGCGTGGCGTGTCGACTTCAATCTCAGTGTTTCTTCATTTCAAACAAACTTGAAGGGAATGCGAAATATGATTAATCTGGCGATTCGGCGAGACGCTCACTATGTTTTTGCCAGTACTGTTGCTGTGTGTCGCAATGGTATGTTCTCTTCGGTTCGGAGGCTAGGCTGTTGTCGAATGACCTGTGGCAGCTTCCCATGGCCATGAAGAACAAGTTTCCGCGGATGCCGCTCTTGGGAATGGATACAGTGAATCGAAGTGGGTGGCGGAAGAAATCATTTGTGCATCAACGCCGGCTGGACTTCGTGCCTCTATTGTTCGGGTTGGGCAATTATCTGGTGGTCCTAGCGGCGCGTGGTCGGCGAGGGAATGGTTCCCTTCCCTCGTTGAGGCTTCGTCGCACTTCAAGATGGTTCCAGATGATGATGGAGTGAGCTGCGCTCCATGTTGGTTAGCAATTGACTCATTTTTCACATAGGTAGTGTCATGGGTTCCGCTTCGTGCTGCTGGCCAAGCAATGGTAGACTTCCTGAACTCTCCTTCTGATGCCGAAAACCCGCGATTCCTTCACCTTGTGCACCCGCGACCGGTACCTTGGAGAATGATTGCTCAAATTCTGGTCAAAGAATTAGATGCGTCGCTCGTGTCGTCCAAGGACTGGCTCTACGCTCTGGAAGGTGTTGTACAAGGTAGAACTCAACACCTTAATGCACTCGTTCTTTTACCCTTCTTCAAGGCTGTGCTTTCGGAATCAAAAGAGAAGGCGAAAGAAGCTTTTGGTGCCAACAGATTGAGTACGGTACGATCTCAGGCAACATCTCGCCATCTGCAAATTTTGGACCTATTAGAAGAGAAGGACGTTTTGATGTGGCTGGAATACTGGAAAAGACAAGGTGTGCTATCAGATTGATTCAGATGGGTTGGTAGAGTATTATTACACGCTGTCTACCATAAACTTGGATTCCCGGTGTTTTTCGGCCTTAAAACAGAATCCAGTACTTGCGACTTCTACACGATCGTATCGCATTTACGACAACGATAGACTTGCAGCCATTTGCGTAAATAATGGGACTCACTCAACATGTATTTTATATAGAAATCTAACAATTTGGTGCCCTTCGGAGCCCTGCCCGCCTTCCGGACGTGTCGCATTCTCCTGCCGGCCTTCGATGCCGATTGACGCCGGTTACCCTCACTCTTACAGTTACGGCGCTGCTCCGCTCCTTCTAAAACTAATGGGAAGGTCCGGAGAGATCCGGACTCATAAGGTATGTGTCATCAATGCCATTGATTTCTATATAAAATAGATAATTGACAAGTCTCATTATTTATGCAAACAGCTATAATTATCATCCGGAAGTCTGATCTCGTTGAGACAGAAGTATGGGAACTTGGGAAGTTATCGGGAAGACGAGTCATTCATTCTTATTTTTATTTAGTCTTTCACTACGTGGAGCTTTCATACCCACATAATTATTACGGAAACAAGGACGCCAAGTACCGTGTATGCTTGTGAAAGAACCACAGGTATGGTCGCAGACAGGGCTGCTGAAATGGGGCGAACTTTGACAACCATGTGCAGGCTGAAAGTCGGAGAGTCGGATTTCAAATTTCGATTCTAAATCTGCAGCTGATCAGGCCTCAGGTCCGCTTTTACAGCAACTAATGGCCGACTGAGTGCGTTGCAGGAATGATATATCACTGACTACCAATGGTACTTGAAGTTCTTTCTGTGCCTTATGGAGTGAGTGTGCTACCATATGTTCGGTTTCACTTGGTAGATTTGGCAGGGCCAGACAGGACATGCATCATACACTGATGTACGACGTCAGGTCCTTCATGAAAGTCCTAATAATAACACTAATTATAAAAACCCACTATAATATTTTAAGAAGGACCAGAAAATCAATATTAATAATATTATATAGGCTACCCCCAATACAATCTAGCCAACTGTGTCAAGAAACGATTATATACACCATCAATGATGAGAGCCCCCAGAATGATCTGCCCCACTTTGACGGTAAGTAGAAAGAACTGTTTACAGTCCTCCAGAATATCGATATTGGTGGTATGGAGTTTTCTGAACAAGAGGCTTCCTGCATAAGCTACGCCGACAAAGAAGGTAATACCTTGATTGTTGAGGAATCCACCATATGCTACCAAAAGGAAAAATAGCAATCCTGTGCAGGTGCTGCAGACTGGGACCGTCAAGGAACCAAGAAGAAGGGCAGAAGAGTGAATGCCAATCTTGACATCGTTGACTTTGTCCTAGCAATGTGCTGAGTTTAATTTGGGATGCAAAAAGTAGGATCAGAAACAAACCTGATGTTGGTAGATCGTTTTGTATGTAAACGTCCAGAAACATGTGCCCAAATACACAGGAAGAAGAATGTGCCATGGTACCATATGGGCACTGAGGTGACTCCATCCCATGAATTAGTGTTATCATCGGGGCGTTTGGTTTGGTTTGGCACGGTTTGTaccagtttgggctttgatgggtTGGCAGGAACCATTCATGGACACGGTTCGGGCCGAAAACCTGACCCAAACTGGTTAAACCGCAGTTCCTGAGTAAAATTTCCTCAGACAAATATATTAAACTTTTTGCCGACTTTTTGTGAAATGATGGCAAATGGCACCACTTTGATGTGACAATGATGGTGCTCTGATGTGACATTTCTTGTGACTCATAGGTGCAAGTGACTCACTGGGTCACGTGGTTCGAAAACAGGGTTTTTTGGGTTGAAGCTgttctatatttggtttttcAGCAAACCGTTTGTGGAACTATTTCagtaacggcactaaaaactactaccaggtgcagcaaaacacactccaagcacaaagtgcgcaaaaccaaacccaacactagcaattagtgtagttgatttgtggaggtcagtatcaatggacgctctcagcaaggttcactgagaactctaagatatgacttcaaaggtggggctttatatggttcaaacaaatttaaattctgtgttcacaagtcaaaatgacaaaggctttctatgaagttcactactttgaggaggtgttccaatctttccaagttcaaatagaactatcaaattcaattcaaattcgagtcaaagcaactctacaagttcaaagtttccaagtaccaaagtggcaacaaattcaaatcaaattcaaagttcaaatctaatcttttccaaatacaaacaccaacttcgaagaagtggggcaaagtatgagccagagttccctagtgaaagcacttaggcttctgtcgtaggttactggggaaaatactgctgctaccacccctccttatatacactctttcaaataaataataatcaaaggTTGAAGATatagtaaaaagtcgaaaatatagagaaatccctttcagagataccaaagtacccttgatcaggtatagtacatgtcaattagatataaaactgtccagaatacagtatttcttatttcttttcctcatattttctttattcctgttccgagtcggatatctttgacatttgcatgtggatacatcctgacccctttttgtttccaaggcaagtccccatgtgctcccttgttctctcttgttctatctgatctggaatagtccaaaacggttcgatctacattccagggatcatttctatggttctttcctggtagaatatcctttctgactggaCATTGATGACATCTgcccccttttcttgtttccagctgtaagttacagccaccggcattgtttccattccttaagtccaaagtggactttagatagttacatccgtctgattgttacttccagatgtacttctaagagttgtttccgtcttttcaaccaatatcaaagaaatcaataaattgatagtaaaatcaagtgtccccatgtttgctacaagtatttgcgagtgagacaaggcctatgcaaatgaacgaaggtttttaaaaggctgcttcatcggttcctacaggttttggaatgtcgaagactctcgtctataaggtaattcgtacttttcgtactttggataacccgcaaatagacccgagctttgactagcagcttgggcttgctctaatcctcatattatgttcccattttgattatattatatataaaaatgttaaaaatgcgtttatttaggtactagtagagccTATCCCTGATATCAGCAATTCGGTTTGCAGTTCAGTTATGAACCGGCGCTAGCCCGAACTCATGAGAACACTACCATGAATACACCAACATTGAACATGAACCCCTTTCATAGGAAAGGGTTATTAGCCACCAGAATGGATTTACAAACGAAAAAAAGACTGACCAGAGGTATAGGGGCCAGGTTTGTCCAGCGCTTCACTGGTAGGTGAGCGGAGGTTAAAGACATCGAAGATTGAGCCACTTGCCTTGCATGTTGGATAAATTATATACACGGGAAATATCAAAGTTGCGATCTGGAACCTGGGGCAAAGAAGGTTGATTGTATGTGCTATTGCCttctgttaaggacgtgtagaatgactcggaactgaatggaaccgaagggagaaacgataagataagatataagatatgtactgaaggatatactaaaagaggaatgatctaagatgaagagaggaaagaaacggagttgatcagaATGTGtcagagagcgacgaggagagtgaaggaggttgaagagaatgacagagtcttgacagtagctgaagttattggacaacggctccctgagtcgagctgccttagaccaggtcactgggaaaccagagtcgagtttaattctaaagaatgtaactactaagtcatacatcttatataggatagaatgtacaaggtccgagacggatccaatagtcaGATCCACATTCGGACCACTGACTCCCAAGTCAAtagcctaggctttaatgggtagtatggagattaaggtaagtggagtaagtaagaatagaatgaaagtgattgtgaccagtcggtCCAGATCGGTCCAGTATGGATGTAACACCTTCTATCAACAACTTACGATGTTTTATCGAGATATTGAATGGTGAGGACCATGCTGATAGCGACCTGagcagaaaagaataaccaGGCACGTTTAGGAGAAATTGAGCCCCGAGGAAGTGGTCTATTCTTCGTTCGCTCAACGAGCAAGTCAATATCTGTGTGAATGAATCAGAAAATATAGTTAAAGATGCACACAAATTGGGCAGCAAACCCCAGTCGAGAATGTCATCGATAGTCATGATCTACAGGTGGGATGTTTTAATGTGAACCACAAACCCGACAGGCATGGCACACTTACCAAAGATTTCATGCTGAAACAAAGAGGTACATAGAGCAAGGCAGTCTGAATAGCATTTATTGTAGAAATATCCCTTTGCGCATTGTAAGCCATCACGATAGACCATGCTGGAGGCGTAGAAATCAGAGAGGATCTTGTTGGAACTTGAAGAGTGACCAACCCATTGGAAGCCATACTACCCAGAAGCTGATGTTATTATGCAGCCTGCAGAGTTCCCAACATCCTTGAATCTCTTCGGTAGAAGGTGTTTTAAGAAGGACAGACAACACAAAGTTTTTATGTGGTGCCGGTGACTCGAGGTTTAGGGTAGTATCGTTGGAAATCATCACTATGAGGAGTGACTAGTGATACAGCTTAAGTTGATTGATCAGCTCACCTTATAACAGGTAGGAATAAGGACGACTGACTTGGCGATTGTGATTATTATGTTATTATGTCTAGATCCTTGCCCCTAGCACCCGATGTAGCCTAATCTATTGGGCCAACAAGATGCAGCACACCACTAGCCAAAACAAAGTGCAGCACACTGCACACTGTGCTCTAAGTGCAGCACACTGACCTCAGATCCAGCACATTGGCTCGGAAATCAATTTCCAAGTGTGCTATACCTTAGCCGAGTGTGCTGCAAATTGGGACCAGTGTGCTGTAATTTGTCATAAATTTTCAGGGACAGAAATTGAAATatattgaaaaaaaaaagttagTATAATAAGCCCGGGGGGACTTGGGGAACTTGGGGATGCAAGTTGACATGACAACAACACCATGTGATTTTGTTGATTGTTCAACAAACAATTTTCTTCGGCACCTTTTGTGCTCTGTCCCCCTTTTTTATACTCCATCTAAAAAAACCTAGGTAGACAGTAGATAGAGTAGTAT
Proteins encoded:
- a CDS encoding putative NRPS-like protein biosynthetic cluster (antiSMASH:Cluster_5.4), whose product is MSVLRVNFVAFPISPRNSAAAVAHLLGTVGVDHVLVGREVAMQDLMTGALQQLKSLFPSQEPPTFSPVFIFEDLYVPCNEDAHTLQLDELPLTSVDLDDTVYYLHSSGSTNFPKPIALSHLRWIQAAQVPWFGDLDWTDKVLSFHLMPMSHGMGTSLPAWTASTGLVVAAFEPKVPAILPTPENVFEASRLTSCDVLLCVPAFAEAWSRRPDYVQWLASRSGLIYGGGPLNHKTGEYLTAQGVSIFSMYGMTEVNTLTPLIPSKTTNEEWDHFCFSNQVKCHWKPHGDNLFELIVMDNPHCSPGVFNTEVDGVRSYATSDLFIPHPTKPGCWQIHGRVDDQIIHSTGEKTNPGPLESILNQDPHVAAAVMFGQGRFHAGVLIEPKPTFRFDPSDKVKLAEFRNSIWPTVEQANEHAPQHSRIFKEMVLIASPTKPFTYTMKGTARRQAVLRVYSDEISELYDIFDETTQSNIPLPTFWDMASTTTFVRAVVNSVLTHAIEDDEDIFQHGGDSLQATWIRNSLLRALRDSAELDSRTVTHNFVYDHPTIERLSTYVFSLAVGGMSPEEPDDSARKAVMADLVKKYSQEMSAQLRRSDGSEGAAKIVLLTGSTGSLGSYVLSRLIEHPDVSHVYALIRRGTVDVHQRQKVALENRGLDATAILQSEKVTLLEADLAQEVLGVNDSVFDVISNTVTHIIDIAWRVDFNLSVSSFQTNLKGMRNMINLAIRRDAHYVFASTVAVCRNASHGHEEQVSADAALGNGYSESKWVAEEIICASTPAGLRASIVRVGQLSGGPSGAWSAREWFPSLVEASSHFKMVPDDDGVVSWVPLRAAGQAMVDFLNSPSDAENPRFLHLVHPRPVPWRMIAQILVKELDASLVSSKDWLYALEGVVQGRTQHLNALVLLPFFKAVLSESKEKAKEAFGANRLSTVRSQATSRHLQILDLLEEKDVLMWLEYWKRQGVLSD
- a CDS encoding uncharacterized protein (antiSMASH:Cluster_5.4) → MISNDTTLNLESPAPHKNFVLSVLLKTPSTEEIQGCWELCRLHNNISFWVVWLPMAWSIVMAYNAQRDISTINAIQTALLYVPLCFSMKSLIMTIDDILDWDIDLLVERTKNRPLPRGSISPKRAWLFFSAQVAISMVLTIQYLDKTS